A part of Fundulus heteroclitus isolate FHET01 chromosome 23, MU-UCD_Fhet_4.1, whole genome shotgun sequence genomic DNA contains:
- the LOC105929161 gene encoding uncharacterized protein LOC105929161 yields MKTAERELATHSELRGGVARIMATVEMVSFDLEPALRGSHQVLTSVWKLSSQCWPGSVTEGVLSSSRGWLRRFLMLKLVAVLLFPHQDDLPLLVSCGFSLRALLLLRSPHISTKPSTVLLVQLARTDALVLLHWVIRLGLTVARWVEEAEMSPVRQTLSVLSQQVLEAHHLASLLLLGLLGLEAMLVSRWPLQTRKFRTSQWAQLCCGLLWVLVLLELVSLLHSKLFQDIKRQTHRSALPLLSLCLRRMLWFMNSWLHYAVFSFKPQRRKSSFH; encoded by the exons ATGAAGACGGCAGAGAGGGAGCTCGCTACGCACTCCGAGCTCCGAGGTGGCGTGGCTAGAATAATGGCTACCGTGGAAATGGTGAGCTTCGACCTTGAACCAGCTCTACGCGG ATCCCATCAGGTGTTGACGTCAGTCTGGAAGCTGAGCTCCCAGTGCTGGCCTGGCTCGGTCACAGAAGGagtcctctcctcctccagagGGTGGCTGCGTCGCTTCTTGATGCTGAAGCTGGTGGCCGTGCTGCTGTTCCCTCATCAGGACGACCTCCCCCTGCTGGTGAGCTGTGGGTTCAGCCTGCGAGCTCTGTTGCTGCTGCGCTCCCCTCATATCTCCACCAAGCCCTCCACTGTGCTCCTGGTCCAGCTGGCCCGTACAGACGCTCTAGTACTGCTGCACTGGGTCATCCGGCTGGGACTAACAGTGGCACGGTGGGTCGAGGAGGCTGAAATGAGCCCTGTAAGGCAGACTCTGAGTGTACTCAGTCAGCAGGTGCTTGAAGCTCATCACTTGGCCTCTCTGCTCCTGCTGGGGCTGCTGGGACTGGAGGCCATGCTGGTGTCCCGCTGGCCGCTACAGACCCGGAAGTTCAGGACTTCTCAGTGGGCCCAGCTGTGCTGCGGCCTGCTTTGGGTTCTTGTGCTGCTAGAACTTGTGTCTTTGCTGCACTCTAAGCTCTTTCAGGATATTAAACGACAGACGCACCGCTCAGCGCTCCCTCTTCTGTCCCTCTGCCTGAGAAGGATGTTGTGGTTCATGAATTCATGGTTGCATTACGCTGTCTTCAGTTTTAAGCCACAGCGAAGGAAAAGCTCGTTTCATTAA